From one Lycium ferocissimum isolate CSIRO_LF1 chromosome 7, AGI_CSIRO_Lferr_CH_V1, whole genome shotgun sequence genomic stretch:
- the LOC132061928 gene encoding uncharacterized protein LOC132061928, with amino-acid sequence MEDVQDEIAYWSTAVICYILETDSRWDRGEKAVAEGVQMFDRKPIVVKPWKLEIDLTKETVDKVLIWIWMPGLDIKYWGRSALTKIAGLVGKPLKADGAIMYKERLTYVRVLVEMPLHRAYPTGVMFENENGKVIEKLIEYEWKPVMCTRCKNFGHEENECRRKQRDEAWFLRECPLADIQKYSLNFEVE; translated from the exons ATGGAGGACGTACAGGATGAAATTGCTTATTGGAGTACAGCAGTTATATGCTATATTCTGGAAACAGACTCCCGATGGGATAGGGG AGAGAAAGCGGTTGCAGAAGGTGTTCAAATGTTTGATAGGAAGCCCATAGTGGTTAAGCCATGGAAACTAGAAATAGATCTAACTAAGGAAACTGTAGATAAGGTGctaatatggatatggatgccAGGCCTAGATATCAAATATTGGGGCAGGAGTGCCTTGACCAAGATAGCAGGATTGGTTGGAAAACCCCTGAAAGCAGATGGAGCAATCATGTATAAGGAGAGGTTGACATATGTAAGAGTTCTAGTGGAGATGCCACTACATCGAGCATATCCAACTGGGGTAATGTTTGAGAATGAGAATGGCAAGGTGATTGAAAAATTGATAGAATATGAATGGAAACCTGTTATGTGTACCAGATGTAAAAACTTTGGACACGAGGAGAATGAATGCAGAAGGAAACAAAGAGATGAAGCTTG GTTTCTTCGAGAATGCCCATTAGCAGATATACAGAAGTACtctttgaactttgaagttgAATGA